Below is a genomic region from Candidatus Fermentibacter sp..
AGGACCAGCCGGGCCTTGGTAGTCCAGCCGACCTCGTGCGTGGGGATCGTTATCCCCGACGGCTTCCTGATGTAGCTCTCGAGGCGGACCCTCAACTCGGACGTGTTGACGCCGAGGGCATGCAGTATGGAGATGGCGGTGGAACCCCTGACGGAGAGCAGGCCGAAGAGCATGTGCTCGGAACCGACCTTGGCCTGCCCGTACTTGCTGGCCTCGGTGCGCGCTATGTTGATCGCCGCCCTGGCTCTCTCGCTGTACTGCTCGGGCAATCGATACCTCCGTGGAATCGTGGCTGTCTACTGAATATACTGGCAACGCGCCCAGGGGTTCCTGCCTGCAGCGCGGGGATGATACCCGGTACCGCCCTGGCCGGGCAAACTCAGCCTTCCCGGATCAGCAGCCCCGATGCCAGCCGGTAGGCCCTGTCCGACCCCGCGGCGAGAGCAGCGGAATGCGTGGCGAGGACGAAGGCCTGTCCGTGATCATGCGCGAGCTGCCCGATCAGGTCCCTCAGCCTCTCGCCGTTCACTGGATCGAGATTGCCGGTGGGTTCGTCGGCAAGGACCACGTCCGGCCGTGCCACCAGGGCCCTGGCTATGGCCGCCCTCTGCCTCTCGCCGCCCGAGATCTTCGAGGGGAACCTGCCGGTCAGACCTTCGAGCCCCACCTCGCGGAGGATCGCCGACGCTGCATCCTCGGCCTCTGCTTTCGCCCTTCCCGCTATCAGGAGAGGGATCGCGACGTTCTCGAGGACCGTGAACTCCTCCATGAGGTGATGGAACTGGAACACGAACCCGAGTCTCCTGTTCCGGAGCGCCGCCCTTCCGCCCTCCGGGGAGAGCCAGGCATCGACGCCGCCTATCAGGACCGAACCGGAATCGGGGGGTTCCAGGACACCCAGGATGTTCAGGAGCGTGCTCTTCCCCGAGCCGCTCGGGCCGGTGACCGCCACGATCTCGCCGGGGGCGGCCTCGAAGTCGATCCCGCGAAGCACCTCGAGCACCGCGCCGCTCTCGCGGTAGGACTTCCTGATCCCCCTGCAGGAGAGGGCCGGCGCATCACTCATGCCGCACGCATTCCGCGGGGGGGACGGACAGGGCCGAGGCCGCCGGGAGTGCCGACGCGGCCAGGCAGGCCGCGATCGTGGCGCCCATGGTGAGCAGCCAGGCGCCCGGATCGACCCTGGCGACGAGAGTGTCCACCCAGTAGACAGAATCCTCCAGGTGCAGGGGGACGAGCCTGTTGACAGCGAGGATCGCGAGGGCCGCGAATGCGGAACCCGCCAGGCAGCCGGACACGCCCAGGATGAGACCCTGGAAGAAGCCGATCCCCAGGATGTGGCCCGGGGTGGCGCCCATCGCCCTCAGGACGCCCGTGTCCCTGCGATGCTCCAGCGCGATCATCGCAAGCGCGCTCGACAGGTTCAGCAGGGCAACGACGGTGATCAGGGCGAGCACCACCGTCATGCCGAACCGTTCCAGCCCGAAGGCCCGGAAGAGGTTCTCGTGCCGGGTCAGGAAGGCCTCGGCCTCCATGAACCTGTCGTATCTCGAATCCACGTATTCGGACCTGAGGGAGGCGGACAGGGCCGCAGAGGACTCCACCGCGTCGGCGCCGGGATCCAGCGAGACGCCGGCGGCGGAGAAGCGGCCGGCGGTTCCGTAGAGCGCTCCCGCGGTGCCGAGGCTCACGACCGCGAGGCCGGAATTGTACTCGGCGAGCCCGAAGTCACGGACGCTTGCCACCCGGACGGAAACTATGGTATCGACGACGGCATGGCCGGAGGATGTGATGTCCACCGTTTCGGTCGAGGCTATCCTGATGCTGTCGCCTTCGAGGACGGAGAGCCTGGCGGCCAGCTCCGACCCAAGGACGGCCTCGCTGCCCGAGGCTGGAAGGCCTTCGGAGAGCGAGGAGACGCCCCTCTCGGCAACGGGATCGACCGCCCGGACCAGTATGCCCGCCACGGAACCGCCCTCGCCGGAGGCGACTGCGGCCTTCTCGAGATAGGGCGACACCGAACCGAGGCCGGGTGTGGAGGCGGCGAGAGCCCTGACGAGATCGACGTCCCGCCCGGTCAGGTATCCTCCTCCCGGCGCCGTGACTATCAGCGCGGGATTGGCCATGGACAGGAAGTCCATGATGGATCCCTGGAAGCCGTTCATGAACGCGTCGAGCAGGAGTAGCGCGGCTACGCCGATCGCGATGCCGGAGATCGAGAGGATGGACACCATCCTGACCACCCCGGAATGGGCGCGGCTCCATATCTGCCGGAAAGCCACGGGCGGCACGACGGGACAGCTCAACGGAGACGCCTGAGCTGGGGGAACAGGATGACGTCCCTGATCGAGGATGCGTCGGTGAGCACCATTGCGAGACGGTCGACCCCGACCCCGAGACCGCCCGCGGGCGGCATGCCGATCTCGAGGGCATGGAGGAAGTCCTCGTCGACCTCGCCCATGCGCTCGGACGAACCCGACGCCTGTTCCTGGAGGATGGCCCTCTGCAGTACGGGATCGTTCTGCTCGCTGAAGGCGTTGCCCATCTCCAGCCCGGCGATGAACGGCTCGAACCTCTCGGTGATGCCCGGGCAGCCGGGCTTCGGCTTGGCAAGCGGCGAGAGGAACTGCGGATAGTCGAGCACGAACGTGGGCTGGACGAGCCCGGAAGTGACGTAGTGGTCGAACAGCTTGTCGATCAGGGACTCCCTGTCGGCAGCCCCTGGAGCCGTCCCCAGATCGTCGCAGCGCTTCCTGAGGGCTCCGGGCTCCCAGGAGAAGAAGTCCTCTCCGCTCGCGTCCCTGAGCGAGTCGACGAATCCGACCCGTGCGAAGGGGGCCCGGAGGCAGATCCTGTGGCCCCTGAAGGCCACCTCCATGCCGGTACCGGCCGCCTCGGCCGCCTCCCCCACCATCTCCTCGAAGCGGGTCATCATCGTGCCGTAGTCGCCGTAGGCCTCGTAGAGCTCGAGCTGGGTGAACTCCGGCGAGTGGGTCCTGTCGATCCCCTCGTTCCTGAAGTCCTTCCCGAGTTCGTACACCCTGTCGATGCCGCCCGCGAGAAGCCGCTTCAGGTACAGCTCCGTGGCGATCCGCAGGTAGAACCTCTCGCCGAGATGGACGTACTCGGTGGTGAAGGGCTCGGCAGAAGCCCCGCCGTAGAGGGGCTGGAGCACCGGGGTCTCCGCCTCGACGAAACCGTTCCGGTCGAGGTAGGACCGGAGCGCGGTCACGATCCTCGAGCGGGCCAGCGCCCTGGCCCTGCTCGCGGGGTTGACCAGCAGATCCATGGTCCTGTGCCTGTACATCAGTTCGGTGTCGGCCAGGGCGTCGAAGGTCCTGCCCTCGGCGTCCGTCTTCACCACCGGCAGCGGCCTGAGGCTCTTGCAGAGCAGTTCCATCTCCTGGACGTCGACCGTCAGCTCTCCCGTCCTGGTGCGGAAGACGCCTCCGGACACCCTGACGATGTCACCGAGGTCGAGGAGGCCGGCCAGGGTCCACACGGCCCCGGGGAGCCTGTCCTTCCTGAAATACGCCTGGATGGACGCCCCTTCGCTCCAGATGTCGACGAAGAGGGCCTTGCCGTGCTCGCGCCGTGCCCTTATCCTGCCGGCGGTCGACACCGGACCAGGGGTTTCCCCTGCCTGCACCACCGACGCGACGGGTGTGACGGGGCCGGTCCTGGGAGGATACGGGTCCAGGCCCAGAACATCCCTTACCTCGACGAGCTTGGCCCGCCTGATGTCCATCTGGTCGCCCTGTTCGATCATCACCTGCCCCCCGTCCGCAGATACTCCTCTATGAAGGCCTGGATGTCGCCGGCCAGGAACCCGTCCACGTCCGATGTCTCCATGCCCGTCCTGTGGTCCTTCACCATCTGGTACGGCTGAAGGACGTACGATCTGATCTGGTTGCCCCACGAGACGTCCTTCTTCGTGCTCTCGAGCTCGTCCTTCTCCGCCCTGCGCTTCTCCTCCTCGAGCTCGTACAGCCTCGACCTCAGGATCCTCATGGCGACCTCGCGGTTCCGGTGCTGCGACCTCTCGTCCTGGCACGTCACGACTATCCCGCTCGGGATGTGGGTGATCCTGATCGCGGAGGAGGTCTTGTTCACGTGCTGCCCTCCCGCCCCGCTGGAACGGTAGGTGTCGACGCGCAGATCCTCGTCCCTGATCTCGATGTCGATGCTCTCGTCGACCTCGGGCAGGGCGAACACGGATGCGAAACTGGTGTGGCGCCTGTGGTTCTGGTCGAAGGGCGAACGCCTCACGAGCCGGTGGATCCCGCTCTCGGCCAGGAGATAACCGTAGGCGAAGGGCCCCTTCACCGAGATGACCGCCTCGCGGATCCCGGCCTCCTCGCCGGGCTGGAGGTTGAGCATCTCGGTCTCGAACCCCATCTTCTCGGCCCAGCGGACGTACATGCCCATGAGCATCTCCGCCCAGTCCTGGCTGTCTATCCCACCGGCCCCGGGCCGCACCGTGAGGATCGCATCCTTCCGGTCATCCTTGCCCGAGAGCATGCTGCGGAAGACGAGGACTCCGCATTCGGCCTCGAGGGTCTCCAGCCGGCGGACCGTATCCTGCGCCAGTTCCTCGTCGGGCTCCTGCTCGAGCAGCTCCAGCGCCACCTCGACGTCCTCGAGCTGCCTCCGCAGAGCCCTTACCGGCGCTGTCCAGGCCTGTATCTCCTTGAGTTCTGATATGATCGCCAGCGCCTTCTTCCTGTCGTCCCAGAACCCCTGGTCCGCCATGGCGCGGCCTATCTCCTCCTCGCGGACGCTCATCGCATCGAGGTCAAAGGCCCTCCCTGAGCTTGTCGAGCTGCCCTGTCAGCGCCGTGATCCTGTCCTGGGTGTCCGATGCCATCCCGTCACAATCCCTTCAGGCGTAAATCGCTTCGTTTATCGCAAAAGCAGGGCGCAGGGACAAGGGCCGCCGGGATGGAACCGGATATCCCGGGGTACCGCTTCTATTTGCGGGGTGGCGGGCTCACCGGTGCCTCGGCCGTACGGATCGAGTATTATCGAGGATTCGATCTGTCGGTTGTCATGGCCGCGCACTCCGCGGCGACCAGGAAGGATGGACTGATGTCAGGATTCGAGGACAGGATCGACGGTCTCTTCGACCGCATCGAGAGGAACAACGACTGGCGGCAGAGGCGCTGCCTGAACCTCATCCCGTCGGAGAACACGCCCAGCCCCATAGTGAAGATCTGCGAGATGTGCGATCCCGCCGGGCGATATGCCGAGCACAGGTCCATGAAGAGCCGCGAGGTATACTTCTACCAGGGCACGGATTTCATCAGGGATGTCGAGATCGAGGCCCAGGAGGCTCTCTGCGGGTACTTCGGGGCCACCGAGACCGAGCTGAGGCCCATCAGCGGCCAGATGGCCAACGAGATCGTGTTCAAGGCGGTCACGAGGTTCGTCAACAGGGACTCCGCCCCCGGCGTGTTCAGGAAGCTGCGCGCA
It encodes:
- a CDS encoding ABC transporter ATP-binding protein → MSDAPALSCRGIRKSYRESGAVLEVLRGIDFEAAPGEIVAVTGPSGSGKSTLLNILGVLEPPDSGSVLIGGVDAWLSPEGGRAALRNRRLGFVFQFHHLMEEFTVLENVAIPLLIAGRAKAEAEDAASAILREVGLEGLTGRFPSKISGGERQRAAIARALVARPDVVLADEPTGNLDPVNGERLRDLIGQLAHDHGQAFVLATHSAALAAGSDRAYRLASGLLIREG
- a CDS encoding ABC transporter permease, producing the protein MSCPVVPPVAFRQIWSRAHSGVVRMVSILSISGIAIGVAALLLLDAFMNGFQGSIMDFLSMANPALIVTAPGGGYLTGRDVDLVRALAASTPGLGSVSPYLEKAAVASGEGGSVAGILVRAVDPVAERGVSSLSEGLPASGSEAVLGSELAARLSVLEGDSIRIASTETVDITSSGHAVVDTIVSVRVASVRDFGLAEYNSGLAVVSLGTAGALYGTAGRFSAAGVSLDPGADAVESSAALSASLRSEYVDSRYDRFMEAEAFLTRHENLFRAFGLERFGMTVVLALITVVALLNLSSALAMIALEHRRDTGVLRAMGATPGHILGIGFFQGLILGVSGCLAGSAFAALAILAVNRLVPLHLEDSVYWVDTLVARVDPGAWLLTMGATIAACLAASALPAASALSVPPAECVRHE
- the lysS gene encoding lysine--tRNA ligase, translating into MIEQGDQMDIRRAKLVEVRDVLGLDPYPPRTGPVTPVASVVQAGETPGPVSTAGRIRARREHGKALFVDIWSEGASIQAYFRKDRLPGAVWTLAGLLDLGDIVRVSGGVFRTRTGELTVDVQEMELLCKSLRPLPVVKTDAEGRTFDALADTELMYRHRTMDLLVNPASRARALARSRIVTALRSYLDRNGFVEAETPVLQPLYGGASAEPFTTEYVHLGERFYLRIATELYLKRLLAGGIDRVYELGKDFRNEGIDRTHSPEFTQLELYEAYGDYGTMMTRFEEMVGEAAEAAGTGMEVAFRGHRICLRAPFARVGFVDSLRDASGEDFFSWEPGALRKRCDDLGTAPGAADRESLIDKLFDHYVTSGLVQPTFVLDYPQFLSPLAKPKPGCPGITERFEPFIAGLEMGNAFSEQNDPVLQRAILQEQASGSSERMGEVDEDFLHALEIGMPPAGGLGVGVDRLAMVLTDASSIRDVILFPQLRRLR